One window of the Thermoleophilia bacterium genome contains the following:
- a CDS encoding ABC transporter substrate-binding protein, with protein sequence MTAKSAVGGWTRKGAAAGIAIFGLSVALLAGCGGDSGGPVALKWFIAIQPGGSIQEVAETCSKQSGGKYEIELELLPTDASQQREQLVRRLGAKDSSIDLIGMDVVWTAEFANAGWIRKWDPVDEKIVTKDVFPPVIETATFEGDLYGAPFNTNTELLWYRKDMVPKPPETWDEMIDMAEEIGPDEGGTVQVQASRYEGYMVWANAMIESAGAQILKSPTEVSLEEGPTTEALKPMGRLARSSAAPPNMSTSDEDTSRLGFEGGSAFMTNYTFAYGSALENAPDVAKQMGAARYPGVTKGVESKPPLGGFNLGVSEFSEQPDLAFDAAKCLTAPEQQLVVTELDGLPPPRSNLYTNKKVTKAFPGFAPLVRESIESAGPRPVTPAYQDVSIAVQTALHPADKIDLEDTKPNYDELFEDVDKGVKREGLL encoded by the coding sequence ATGACCGCGAAGTCTGCAGTCGGGGGCTGGACGAGAAAAGGAGCCGCAGCCGGAATCGCAATTTTCGGCCTCTCCGTCGCTCTCCTCGCGGGCTGTGGCGGTGACAGCGGCGGTCCGGTCGCCCTCAAGTGGTTCATCGCCATTCAGCCGGGCGGCTCGATCCAGGAGGTCGCCGAAACCTGCTCCAAGCAGTCCGGCGGCAAGTACGAAATTGAACTCGAGCTGCTGCCGACCGACGCCAGCCAGCAGCGGGAACAGCTGGTCCGCCGCCTCGGCGCCAAAGACTCTTCGATCGACCTGATCGGCATGGACGTGGTCTGGACCGCCGAGTTCGCCAACGCCGGCTGGATCCGGAAGTGGGATCCCGTCGACGAAAAGATTGTGACCAAAGATGTCTTCCCGCCGGTGATCGAAACCGCCACCTTCGAAGGCGACCTCTACGGCGCGCCGTTCAACACCAACACCGAACTGCTCTGGTACCGCAAGGACATGGTTCCGAAGCCGCCCGAGACCTGGGACGAGATGATCGACATGGCCGAGGAGATCGGCCCCGATGAAGGCGGCACCGTCCAGGTCCAGGCCAGCCGGTACGAGGGTTACATGGTGTGGGCGAACGCGATGATCGAATCGGCCGGCGCGCAGATCCTCAAGAGCCCGACCGAGGTCAGCCTCGAAGAAGGACCGACGACTGAAGCCCTGAAGCCAATGGGCCGCCTGGCTCGGTCCAGTGCCGCCCCGCCGAACATGTCGACCTCGGACGAGGACACATCGAGGCTCGGATTCGAAGGTGGTTCGGCGTTCATGACCAACTACACCTTCGCTTACGGCAGCGCCCTCGAAAACGCGCCGGATGTGGCCAAGCAGATGGGCGCCGCCCGGTACCCCGGCGTTACCAAGGGCGTGGAGAGCAAGCCGCCGCTCGGTGGATTCAACCTCGGGGTCAGCGAGTTCTCCGAGCAGCCCGATCTCGCCTTCGACGCGGCCAAGTGCCTGACCGCCCCGGAGCAGCAGCTGGTCGTGACCGAACTTGACGGGCTCCCCCCGCCCCGGTCGAACCTCTACACGAACAAGAAGGTGACCAAAGCCTTCCCGGGCTTCGCCCCTCTGGTTCGTGAATCGATCGAATCCGCCGGACCGCGGCCGGTGACCCCCGCCTACCAGGACGTGAGCATCGCGGTTCAGACGGCGCTCCACCCGGCGGACAAGATCGATCTGGAGGACACGAAGCCGAACTACGACGAGCTCTTCGAGGACGTCGACAAGGGCGTCAAGCGGGAAGGACTGCTCTAG
- a CDS encoding sugar ABC transporter permease → MSDRVKSERRLGWLLCAPAAIAMLAVTAYPIGYALVLSVQQVDLRFPDEGGFVGFQNYQAVLTSSLWWTDVFNTVFLSVISVSIELALGMAIAMVMHRAIFGRGAVRTSVLIPYGIVTVVAAFSWQFAFAPDTGFVNQLPLIADDMDWFGGRFSSFAVIIMAEVWKTTPFMALLLLAGMTTIDEGLYAAAKVDGASAWQRFYKITLPLMKPAILVALLFRTLDAFRIFDTIFIMTAGAQDTQSVSILGYQQLISRLNLGLGSAVSVLIFIAVLLIALLFVKGLGTKSPESGNA, encoded by the coding sequence ATGTCAGACCGGGTCAAATCAGAGCGTCGCCTCGGCTGGCTGCTCTGCGCACCCGCCGCGATCGCGATGCTGGCGGTCACGGCGTATCCGATCGGCTACGCCCTGGTGCTTTCGGTCCAGCAAGTTGACCTGCGGTTCCCCGACGAAGGCGGCTTCGTCGGATTCCAGAATTACCAGGCAGTCCTGACCTCGAGCCTCTGGTGGACCGACGTCTTCAACACCGTCTTCCTCAGCGTGATCTCGGTCTCGATCGAGCTGGCGCTCGGCATGGCGATCGCGATGGTCATGCACCGGGCGATCTTCGGCCGCGGAGCAGTGCGGACTTCGGTGCTGATCCCGTATGGCATCGTCACCGTGGTCGCCGCCTTCTCCTGGCAGTTCGCTTTCGCACCGGACACCGGCTTCGTCAACCAGCTGCCTTTGATCGCCGACGACATGGACTGGTTCGGCGGGCGCTTCAGCTCGTTCGCCGTGATCATCATGGCCGAGGTCTGGAAAACCACGCCCTTCATGGCGCTGCTGCTGCTCGCCGGCATGACCACGATCGACGAGGGCCTCTATGCCGCGGCCAAAGTCGACGGAGCCTCGGCCTGGCAGCGTTTCTACAAGATAACCCTGCCTTTGATGAAGCCGGCGATCCTCGTCGCGCTGCTGTTCCGCACGCTCGACGCGTTCCGCATCTTCGACACGATCTTCATCATGACCGCCGGTGCGCAGGACACCCAGTCGGTCTCGATCCTCGGCTATCAACAGCTGATCTCCCGGCTCAATCTCGGTCTGGGCTCTGCGGTCTCGGTCCTAATCTTCATCGCGGTGCTGCTTATCGCCCTGCTCTTCGTCAAGGGACTCGGCACCAAGTCACCCGAGAGTGGGAACGCCTGA
- a CDS encoding carbohydrate ABC transporter permease, whose translation MKNSGRDKALWSIAILIVGLFSLIPVLWIISLSLKTPATITDQSFIPTEFSLENYKSLFTGGISESPFIKPLINSILIASITTVISIVLASFAAYAIARLEFTGRQLMLAGALAIAMFPPISTVGPLFDMWRTLGLYDTYPGLIIPYLTFSLPLAIYTLVAFFREIPWELEQAAQVDGATPFQAFRKVIVPLAAPGMFTAAILVFIFAWNDFLFAISLTSSDASRTVPAALAFFTGDSQFTQPTGSIAAAAVLVTVPIIIFVLLFQRRIVAGLTAGAVKG comes from the coding sequence ATGAAGAACTCCGGCCGCGACAAGGCCCTCTGGAGCATCGCAATCCTGATCGTCGGCCTGTTTTCGCTGATCCCGGTCCTCTGGATCATCTCGCTCTCGCTGAAGACGCCGGCGACGATCACCGACCAGAGCTTCATTCCGACCGAGTTTTCACTCGAGAACTACAAGAGTCTGTTCACTGGCGGCATTTCCGAGAGTCCCTTCATCAAACCGCTGATCAACTCGATCCTGATCGCGTCGATCACCACTGTGATCTCGATCGTCCTCGCCAGCTTCGCCGCCTACGCGATCGCCCGGCTCGAGTTCACCGGTCGCCAGCTGATGCTGGCCGGCGCCCTGGCGATCGCGATGTTCCCGCCGATCTCCACGGTCGGGCCGCTGTTCGACATGTGGCGCACGCTCGGTCTTTACGACACCTATCCCGGCCTGATCATTCCGTACCTCACCTTCTCCCTGCCGCTCGCGATCTACACCCTGGTCGCCTTCTTCCGTGAGATCCCCTGGGAGCTCGAACAGGCAGCCCAGGTCGATGGCGCCACCCCCTTCCAGGCCTTCCGCAAGGTGATCGTGCCGCTGGCCGCGCCGGGCATGTTCACCGCCGCGATCCTCGTCTTCATCTTCGCCTGGAACGACTTTCTCTTCGCGATCTCGTTGACCTCGTCCGATGCGTCGCGGACCGTCCCGGCGGCCCTCGCCTTCTTCACCGGTGACTCCCAGTTCACCCAACCAACCGGCAGCATCGCCGCGGCGGCCGTGCTGGTCACCGTGCCGATCATCATTTTCGTCCTGTTATTCCAGCGCCGAATCGTCGCCGGCCTCACCGCCGGTGCCGTGAAGGGATAG